One genomic segment of Helianthus annuus cultivar XRQ/B chromosome 14, HanXRQr2.0-SUNRISE, whole genome shotgun sequence includes these proteins:
- the LOC110909034 gene encoding F-box protein At4g35930, which translates to MGKLSPKEKASKSSKRKRRMNSSNKYLKPGALAQIRNSKASTSKSCVDIGKRKVDVMDAENTVVQNKCANGIPILLSPERFIYSPRAGPLDLVKENNLPRTPKMQQPNGDLSDYESRLESLPMELLVKILCHLHHDQLRAVFHVSERVRKAVVIARQFYFNYTTPDRSRQELLCTSTPLPTEHWPFVSKGAGKSKDLKLPSTPKAPRHGPRPPSRLKLTEMRQIAAVLFQEPAFAPTYIVPSLVPKPICKPYASNRVLFYDEELELCQAVAQNKLR; encoded by the exons ATGGGCAAACTGTCGCCGAAAGAGAAAGCGTCCAAGTCTTCAAAGCGGAAGAGGCGGATGAATAGTTCTAATAAGTATTTGAAGCCAGGTGCTCTTGCTCAGATTCGGAATAGCAAGGCGTCGACTTCAAAGTCGTGTGTAGATATTGGGAAGAGAAAGGTCGATGTTATGGATGCAGAGAATACTGTGGTTCAGAATAAATGTGCCAATGGCATTCCTATACTTTTATCACCTGAAAGGTTTATATACAGTCCTCGGGCTGGACCACTTGATCTGGTCAAGGAGAATAATTTACCGAGAACACCCAAGATGCAACAACCTAACGGAGATTTGTCAGATTATGAGTCCAGGCTTGAATCCCTCCCTATGGAATTGCTG GTCAAGATACTTTGTCACCTCCACCATGACCAACTAAGAGCAGTTTTCCATGTATCCGAGAGAGTCAGAAAAGCC GTCGTGATAGCTCGGCAATTCTATTTTAACTACACCACACCAGATAGGTCTCGGCAAGAATTGCTATGCACATCAACGCCTCTACCTACTGAACACTGGCCTTTCGTAAG CAAGGGCGCCGGTAAAAGCAAAGATTTAAAACTACCAAGCACTCCAAAAGCACCTAGGCATGGGCCCCGCCCCCCTTCGCGCCTAAAGTTAACTGAAATGCGCCAAATTGCGGCAGTTTTATTTCAAGAACCGGCATTTGCTCCTACATACATTGTTCCATCTCTGGTACCGAAACCAATCTGCAAACCGTATGCTTCCAACCGAGTGTTGTTCTATGATGAAGAGCTTGAGCTTTGCCAGGCTGTTGCTCAGAATAAACTTCGTTAG
- the LOC110909036 gene encoding rac-like GTP-binding protein RHO1: MSASRFIKCVTVGDGAVGKTCLLISYTSNTFPTDYVPTVFDNFSANVVVNGSTVNLGLWDTAGQEDYNRLRPLSYRGADVFILAFSLISKASYENVSKKWIPELKHYAPGVPIVLVGTKLDLRDDKQFFVDHPGATPITTAQGEELKKTIGAPEYIECSSKTQLNVKQVFDAAIKVVLQPPKAKKKKGKAQKACSIL; encoded by the exons ATGAGTGCTTCAAGGTTCATAAAGTGTGTTACTGTTGGTGATGGGGCTGTTGGAAAGACTTGTTTGTTGATATCTTACACTAGTAACACTTTCCCCACG GATTACGTCCCAACGGTATTTGATAATTTCAGCGCTAATGTAGTTGTCAACGGAAGCACGGTTAATCTAGGCTTGTGGGACACTGCTG GACAGGAGGACTATAACAGATTAAGACCGTTGAGTTATCGTGGTGCCGATGTTTTCATTTTGGCGTTCTCACTCATTAGCAAGGCCAGCTATGAAAACGTCTCCAAGAAG TGGATTCCCGAATTGAAGCATTATGCCCCTGGTGTCCCAATCGTTCTTGTTGGGACGAAACTCG ATCTTCGGGATGATAAGCAGTTCTTTGTAGATCACCCTGGTGCAACTCCCATCACTACTGCTCAG GGAGAGGAATTAAAGAAGACAATTGGTGCTCCTGAGTACATTGAATGTAGTTCAAAGACACAGTTG aatgTGAAGCAAGTATTTGATGCGGCCATTAAAGTGGTTCTGCAGCCTCCAAAGGCGAAGAAAAAGAAGGGAAAGGCCCAAAAAGCATGTTCGATATTgtga